The window GATGGTGGCAATCTCCGGGTCCACATTTTCAGTGGATATGGTGAAATCATCTCCCGTATCGACGATGTAACCGATCTCCCGCAGAAACCCCTCATACGCCGCACTGTCGAATATCTCTCCCCTGGAATCCCGGTGATAATTGTCAATCATCAGCTGGAGCTCATCTCGCCTGCCAAGAAGCATTCGATTTTTCGGCATGAGTTCTGCGACCAGCTTTTCAAGCTCAGCCCAGAACTTTTCCGGCTCTACACCAGTTCCTGGCGCAATTCTCTCACCAACCACATCGTAAAGTTGCCGATCAACTTCAAGATTCCCAACCTGTACGCGAACACCACTGGATACAGCCATTACACAAACCTCCAATCGGGGAACTCCCCAGATACTTTATTGCATTATGCCATTGCCTCGGTTCAACAACCCACCAGCCCCTGAAAGATGACAGTTCCGGGTATTGGTTGGGCCAGTTTTGACACACTCTGCCCAAAAGTGCAAGTCAACCAATCAGCAACCCGACAAAACCTGCCGGAAGCAAATCTTTTCTTGAAATTCTGCCTTTTCATTCCCATATAATTGTTGGAAACGATTCAATCCGTCTGCCTATAATACGTATAGCAGGGTGCCGTTGTGACAAGGTGAATAAGGCCTGACAACCTGTTTTTTTTACTTCCTGCCTGGCTCGTTGCCTACTAACCCACCATTCTTGTGGTGTTTTCATCGACAAGACAGGATACGTTTTATATTGACTTATTATTTCATTTCATATAAATGCCAGTTTTTCTATTAACGGCTGCTGGTGGCCTTGTCCACCGCGTAATAAGACAAATTTGCCAGGCTTGAGGTCTTGAAATGAGTCAGGATAGCACCACGTCACCTTGGACAATTGCCAAGGCCACGGAACAATATGGAATAGACAAGTGGGGAGCGGGCTACTTCTCAATCAATGAGAACGGTCACGTTGTCGTCACTCCCGCAGGTGCCGATAACGGCCCCAAACTGAGTCTTCATGAAATAGCCCGGGAAGTTGAAGACCGTGGTTTGTCCATGCCGGTGATGCTCCGCATCGAAAATATCCTGGGCTCCCAGATCAAGCTCCTGCACGAAACCTTTCGCAAGGTCATCAGGGAAAACAACTACCGGGGCATATTCAAAGGCGTCTTCCCCATAAAGGTGAACCAGCAGGAACAGGTGGTAGAGGCTATCAGTCAGTTTGGCAAAGAGTTCAACCACGGCCTGGAGGCGGGCAGCAAGTCAGAACTCATAGCAGCCATCGCCATGCTACAGAACCGCAACGCCTGCCTGATCTGCAATGGATATAAAGATGAGGAATTCATCGACCTTGGTCTTTTTGCAATCAAGATGGGGTATCAGGTTTTTTTCGTCATCGAGGTGCCCGGCGAGCTGGAACTGATCATTGAGCGGGCGAAATTCCACGATATTAAACCGGCCATAGGTTTTCGAATCAAGCTCTCCACCCAGGCCGAGGGCCAGTGGACCGAGTCTGGTGGTGATGCCTCCGTTTTCGGGCTTTCGATGAGTCATATCATCAATGCCATCGATCGTCTCAAAGATGAGGATATGCTCGACTGCCTGCAGCTTCTCCACTACCACATAGGCTCCCAGATTCCGAACATCTCCGATATCCGCGCCGGTGCCATGGAGGCCTGCCGCCTCTACGAGGAGCTGGTCAAGGAAGGAGCACCCATGGGATATCTTGACCTGGGGGGTGGCCTCGCTGTGGATTACGATGGCTCGAATACCAACACCCACTCCAGCCGAAACTACTCGATAGAAGAGTACTGCTCAGACATCATCGAATCCATCATAACGGTACTTGATAAAAACGATATTCCCCACCCCACCATCATCACCGAGTCTGGCCGGGCCATTGTTGCCTATTGCTCTCTGCTTTTATTCAACATTCTGGATATCAGCTCATTCGAGCCAATGCCCATTCCGGAGAAGCTGCCGGTGGTTGACAACGACCTGCTCGAAAACCTGATGGCCACCTATAATATGGTCGAAGTCAAAAACATCCAGGAGTGCTGCAATGATGCCCTGTTTTATCGCAGCCAGGCACGTCAGCTCTTCAAACACGGTCACATCACCATTCGGGAGCGGGCACTGGCCGAAAACCTCGTTCAGCATACCCTCTTGAAAATATCCGAGATTTCAAAAGGACTGAGCCACATACCGAAAGATGTACAGAAAATAAACAAGCTGATCTATGATATTTATTACGGTAACTTCAGCCTCTTCCAATCGTTACCGGATGTGTGGGCCATCGACCAGATTTTCCCCACCATGCCGATTCACCGACTGAATGAGTTGCCTACACGACCTGCGATCATTTCCGACATCACCTGCGATTCTGATGGCAAAATAGTGAATTTCCCAGACGTCTCACAGGATAAACGTTCTATCATGCTCCACCCGCTTAAAAATGGTGAAGAGTATTATCTTGGCATTTTTCTGGTCGGCGCCTACCAGGAGACCCTCGGCGACCTGCACAACCTCTTTGGCGACACCAATGTTGTCTCAATCCATGTCAACGATGACGGCAGCTACAAGTTTATCAGGGAACTCGAAGGCGACTCGGTCGCCGATGTGCTCTCCTATGTTGAATATGACTTGCGGGCCATAAAGAACCGGCTCAAGCTTATCGCTGAAAACGCTATCCACAAGGGTTTCATCACCCCGCGGGAGCGTAAATCCATCCTCTCAAAATTCGACGAAGGCCTGAGAGGTTATACCTATTTTGAAAAAGAATAAGCCGCAGTACATCAGAAAACTACGGTATCTTCATAAAGGAGAATAGTATGTCACGGGTACTCATTATCGGAGCCGGCGGAGTCGGCAATGTGGTGGCCAAGAAATGTGCGCAGCACAATGAAGTTTTCACCGACATATGGCTGGCCAGCCGCACGGTTTCAAAGTGCGACGCCATCGCCCGGGAAGTGGACAAACTGTACGGCGTAAAGATATCCACCGCCCCGGTTGATGCTGACCAGGTTCCGAAACTGGTTGAACTCCTGAACAGGGTCAAACCGGAGCTGGTTATCAACGTCGCGCTGCCCTACCAGGATCTTACCATCATGGACGCCTGCCTGGAGTGTGGGGTGCACTATCTCGATACCGCCAACTACGAGCCTGAAGACACCGCTCATTTTGAATATAGCTGGCAGTGGGCTTACCAGGACAAGTTCAGGGAAAAAGGGCTGATGGCCGTCCTCGGTTGTGGCTTTGATCCGGGTGTTACCAATATTTTCTGTGCCTGGGCCCAGAAACATCTCTACGACTCCATCGAAACCATCGATATTCTGGACTGTAACGCAGGCGACCACGGCCACCCATTCGCCACTAACTTCAACCCGGAGATCAACATCCGCGAAGTGACCCAGACTGTGCGCCATTGGCATGATGGTGAGTGGATAGAAACCCCTGCTATCTTAAACGACGACTGCGTGCACTTTACCTTCGACTACCCCGTGGCCGGTCCCCGCGAGAGCTATATGCTCTACCATGAAGAGATGGAGTCACTGGTCAAACACATTAAGGGGCTGAAACGCATTCGCTTCTGGATGACCTTTGGCCAGCCGTATCTCACTCATCTGAAGGTGCTTGAAAATGTCGGTATTACCCGTATCGATGAGGTGGAGTATGAAGGCCAGAAGATCGTGCCGATCCGCTTCTTAAAAGCGCTTCTGCCCGATCCGGGTTCCCTGGGCAGCAACTACAGCGGCAAAACCGTTATCGGCTGTGTATTCAAGGGTGAAAAGGATGGCGTTCAGCAGAAGAAGTACATCTATAATATCTGCGACCACGCTGAAGCGTACCAGGAAGTGCAGTCCCAGGCCGTGTCCTACACCACCGGTGTGCCGGCGATGATTGGTGCCATGATGATGCTGAAGGGCATCTGGAAAGGTCAAGGTGTCTTCAACGTCGAGCAGCTTGACCCCGACACCTTCATGGACGAGCTCAACAAAAACGGGCTGCCCTGGCAGGTGATTGATTTTGAAGGCGAACTTCCCGAATAGCAACTATGAACCGCATCGACAAAAAAACTCTGGCCGACTTTCCTGAAAGCATCACAGACCAGGTCGCCACTCCCTGTTATCTCATCAGTGAGGATGCGGTTCGCCGCAATTGCCGGATCCTGGCCTCGGTGCAGGAGCGCACCGGAGCCAAGGTCCTGCTTGCCTTGAAAGCATTTGCCCTGCCTGCTGTCTTTCCCCTTATCAGGGAATATCTGCACGGCGTGTGTGCCAGTGGCCCGATTGAGGCCCAGCTCGGCCGGGAAGAATTCGGCAGGGAAGTACACACTTATGCACCGGCATATACCACTGCCCAGATGGAGCGGGTCATCCGCTTTTCTGACCACATCCTGTTCAACTCCATCCATCAGTGGCACACCCACAGAGACAGCATTGCCACTTCCGGGCGCAATATTGAAATCGGCCTGCGGGTCAACCCCGGCCACGCCGAGGTTGAAATTGATCTGTATAATCCCTGCCTGCCAGGCTCCCGTTTTGGGGTAAGCCCCGAAGATCTTGCAGACGTGGATCTCTCCGGCATCAGCGGACTGCATTTTCACGCACTCTGTGAACAAGGAGCCGACGTACTGGTTCGGGTTCTGAACAGTTTTGAGAATCGGTTCCCGGAAGCAATCAGCAAGATGCGGTGGATAAATTTCGGTGGTGGCCACCACATCACCAGGGAAGATTATGATCTCGATTTGTTGTGCAAAACCATTAATGAGTTTCGCGCCCGCCACAACAATATTCCGGTCTACCTCGAACCGGGTGAGGCGGTAGTGCTCAACGCCGGTGTCTTTGTCACCAGCGTGGTCGATACCATGCATAACGGTGTTGATATCGCCATCCTCGATTCCTCTGCCGAAACCCACATGCCCGACGTATTGGCTATGCCCTATCGTCCCCATGTGATAGGCGGAGGCGCCCCCGATGACCACCCGCACACCTACCGGTTGGGTGGTATCTCCTGCCTGGCCGGGGATATTGTCGGTGACTACTCCTTCAACGAACCACTCAAAGCCGGAACGCGTCTGGTGTTGACCGATATGGCACTCTACTCATTTGTGAAAAACAACACCTTCAATGGCGTTGAGTTGCCTTCGCTCTACACCTGCTCGCTCGCAAGCGGCAGCCCGAAACTTATACGCAGCTTTGACTACTCTGACTACAGGAGCCGGATAGCATGAACCAGGAAATGCCGAGTTTTCATGGTGAGGATGTGGAACCCTCAAAGCCTGAGGATGCTCTCTTCCATGTACTGCCCGTTCCGTTTGAAGAATCGGTGTCCTATGGAGCCGGTACTTCGGCAGGACCGGCGGCAACCCTTGAGGCCTCCTGCCAGCTTGAATTGCTTACCCTCGACGTGGTCCCGGCCGAATATGGCCTCTATACAGCGCCTCCGGTAGACTGTTCCGGCAGATGCGAAAAGGTGCTGGCAAACATCGAAAGGGGTGTTGACGCGACTCTTGGGCTGAACAAAATCCCTGTGATTATCGGTGGTGAGCACACGGTGACCTGCGGCGTCATCCCAGCCCTCAAAAAACATTTTGAAGATTTCGGGGTCATCCAGTTTGACGCCCACGCAGATCTTCGCAACAGCTATCAAGGCTCAGAGTTAAGCCATGCCTGTGTTATGCGGCGAATCCACGAACAGGGAATCCCCATCTACCAGCTGGGCACTCGCAGCTACTCTGTAGAAGAGCGTGATTATCGACAAGAACATGATATAGCGTATCGGGATGCCGAAGATATCTGGAGAAATGGTCACGACCTGAATCTTCCCGATAATTTCCCGGAAAAGGTTTTTATCACCTTTGATATCGACGGACTGGATAGCGCCCTGCTGCCCGCTACAGGCACGCCGGTGCCTGGTGGCCTCAGCTGGTATCAGGCCATGTGGCTGCTTGAACAGATCATGGAGAGCCGTGTCTGCATAGGCTTTGACATGGTCGAGTTCGCACCGATCCCGCAGTTGCATGGCAACGGATTTACCGCCGCGCAACTGGTCTATAATATGATGGGCTATCTGGTGAAAAGTGACAGGAACAGGCGGTACCACAACCTGAGTTAGCAGCCCCGCAAATGCGGAAGTTATTGCAGGATCCCGGAGTCATGCTGGCTCCGGGATCCTTTCATGTACCCAAACGTATCAGCCCACAGCACCTTTGATAATCTCTTTATCAAAATAGTTAATTTCCATTCCGCCATCTACCACGATAGTCTGGGCGTTGATGCCCGAAGATCTCGGCGAGAGCAGAAAGGCTGCGGTATTCGCCGACTCCTGGGTGGTCAGTGCCTGCTTTCGGGGGATGACTTTTTCTGCAAAGAGGTAACTGTCCACATAGCCGGGGATACCGGCTGAAGCTGAAGTCTTCAGTAACCCGGGTGCCACCGCATTGAAGCGAACCTTGGAAAAGGCCGAAAAACTCTTGGCCAGGAAACAGAGTGAAGAGTCCAGTGCCGCCTTGATTGGCGCCATATAGCCATAATTCTCGGCCGCCATACGGGTGGTGGAGATCGAAATGGTCACCACTGAGCCATCTTCTGCAAGCAGCTCCTTGAAATGATTTGAAATGCTGATAAATGAAAAACAGGAAACATTTACCGCCTGGAGAAAGTCCTTCTTCAAGGTCTCGTGAAAAGGCTTAAGCCCTTCGGAATAATTGGCAAATGCGATTGAATGCACCAAACCGCTCAGCTTTATTCCACCACGGCGTTCCAACTCCCGGGCAACTTCATCCCGCACTCTGATAATATTTTCCTCATCCTCCACATCGCACAGAAAAACGGGGGAGTCGGGGAAAAGCTTCTTCGCTGTCTTTCTTCGCTCCTCGGAGCGGACAACATGTATAACTTCTGCACCTTCCGCAACAAGGGTTCGGGCGATGGCGCAGGCGACAGATTTTTTATTAGCCAGGCCGAAAACAACAAACGACTTGCCGGCTACATCCAGAAAACTCATAAGGTTCAATAAATTAAGGGTTAAAGTTCAGGTCAGTATCAAATTACAATACACCAGGGAGATGCTGATAACAATATACAACTACAGACCTGACGGGGAGAGCGGTGGAGGCATTTGGGTTTCACTCAATCATCTCATGAGACACCTCACTTCACTCCGTTCGTCTGCATCAAAGCATTAATTTCCCCCAAATAACAAATTGCTGGGGCAATGTGCCTACCCCAGCAAACTCTTAGCTCCTTTTTATACTGTTCTTTCCGGTATGATTACGTTATATGAACCGCATGACACCCTGATGATTGAACCAAAACCCTGAAAGAACTGTTCCGTGTCAGAGTATTGGACATGGTTTCGATATAACTAGAAGAGTACGGTTTCCATGAGCACATACATAATCGGTATCGATACCGGCGGCACCTTCACCGATGGTGTCCTCCTTGAAAAAGAGACAGGAAAAATTATTGCTTCGGCCAAACAACCAACCACCCACCAGCAACTGGCTCTTGGCACAGGTGAAACATTGGGCGCCCTCCTTCGGCAGAGTAACATTTTACCGGATCAGGTAGAATCACTCGTCGTCTCCTCCACCCTCGCCACGAACTCAGTCGTTGAAAACAAGGGGGCCCGGGTTGCCTTATTGGTGATTGGCTATGTCAAGCATTTCAAACTGCCGGTAAAAGCGGTCATCTACATCAAAGGGGGCCACACCATCACCGGAGCCGAAGAAGAGCCGCTTGATCTCGAATACCTGCTCGAGATCGTCCAGGGCCTTCGCAACGAGGTCGACGCCTATGGTGTCTGCTCGGCGATG of the Desulfosediminicola ganghwensis genome contains:
- the speB gene encoding agmatinase; the protein is MNQEMPSFHGEDVEPSKPEDALFHVLPVPFEESVSYGAGTSAGPAATLEASCQLELLTLDVVPAEYGLYTAPPVDCSGRCEKVLANIERGVDATLGLNKIPVIIGGEHTVTCGVIPALKKHFEDFGVIQFDAHADLRNSYQGSELSHACVMRRIHEQGIPIYQLGTRSYSVEERDYRQEHDIAYRDAEDIWRNGHDLNLPDNFPEKVFITFDIDGLDSALLPATGTPVPGGLSWYQAMWLLEQIMESRVCIGFDMVEFAPIPQLHGNGFTAAQLVYNMMGYLVKSDRNRRYHNLS
- a CDS encoding saccharopine dehydrogenase family protein encodes the protein MSRVLIIGAGGVGNVVAKKCAQHNEVFTDIWLASRTVSKCDAIAREVDKLYGVKISTAPVDADQVPKLVELLNRVKPELVINVALPYQDLTIMDACLECGVHYLDTANYEPEDTAHFEYSWQWAYQDKFREKGLMAVLGCGFDPGVTNIFCAWAQKHLYDSIETIDILDCNAGDHGHPFATNFNPEINIREVTQTVRHWHDGEWIETPAILNDDCVHFTFDYPVAGPRESYMLYHEEMESLVKHIKGLKRIRFWMTFGQPYLTHLKVLENVGITRIDEVEYEGQKIVPIRFLKALLPDPGSLGSNYSGKTVIGCVFKGEKDGVQQKKYIYNICDHAEAYQEVQSQAVSYTTGVPAMIGAMMMLKGIWKGQGVFNVEQLDPDTFMDELNKNGLPWQVIDFEGELPE
- a CDS encoding enoyl-ACP reductase FabI, with the translated sequence MSFLDVAGKSFVVFGLANKKSVACAIARTLVAEGAEVIHVVRSEERRKTAKKLFPDSPVFLCDVEDEENIIRVRDEVARELERRGGIKLSGLVHSIAFANYSEGLKPFHETLKKDFLQAVNVSCFSFISISNHFKELLAEDGSVVTISISTTRMAAENYGYMAPIKAALDSSLCFLAKSFSAFSKVRFNAVAPGLLKTSASAGIPGYVDSYLFAEKVIPRKQALTTQESANTAAFLLSPRSSGINAQTIVVDGGMEINYFDKEIIKGAVG
- the speA gene encoding biosynthetic arginine decarboxylase, giving the protein MSQDSTTSPWTIAKATEQYGIDKWGAGYFSINENGHVVVTPAGADNGPKLSLHEIAREVEDRGLSMPVMLRIENILGSQIKLLHETFRKVIRENNYRGIFKGVFPIKVNQQEQVVEAISQFGKEFNHGLEAGSKSELIAAIAMLQNRNACLICNGYKDEEFIDLGLFAIKMGYQVFFVIEVPGELELIIERAKFHDIKPAIGFRIKLSTQAEGQWTESGGDASVFGLSMSHIINAIDRLKDEDMLDCLQLLHYHIGSQIPNISDIRAGAMEACRLYEELVKEGAPMGYLDLGGGLAVDYDGSNTNTHSSRNYSIEEYCSDIIESIITVLDKNDIPHPTIITESGRAIVAYCSLLLFNILDISSFEPMPIPEKLPVVDNDLLENLMATYNMVEVKNIQECCNDALFYRSQARQLFKHGHITIRERALAENLVQHTLLKISEISKGLSHIPKDVQKINKLIYDIYYGNFSLFQSLPDVWAIDQIFPTMPIHRLNELPTRPAIISDITCDSDGKIVNFPDVSQDKRSIMLHPLKNGEEYYLGIFLVGAYQETLGDLHNLFGDTNVVSIHVNDDGSYKFIRELEGDSVADVLSYVEYDLRAIKNRLKLIAENAIHKGFITPRERKSILSKFDEGLRGYTYFEKE
- the nspC gene encoding carboxynorspermidine decarboxylase, yielding MNRIDKKTLADFPESITDQVATPCYLISEDAVRRNCRILASVQERTGAKVLLALKAFALPAVFPLIREYLHGVCASGPIEAQLGREEFGREVHTYAPAYTTAQMERVIRFSDHILFNSIHQWHTHRDSIATSGRNIEIGLRVNPGHAEVEIDLYNPCLPGSRFGVSPEDLADVDLSGISGLHFHALCEQGADVLVRVLNSFENRFPEAISKMRWINFGGGHHITREDYDLDLLCKTINEFRARHNNIPVYLEPGEAVVLNAGVFVTSVVDTMHNGVDIAILDSSAETHMPDVLAMPYRPHVIGGGAPDDHPHTYRLGGISCLAGDIVGDYSFNEPLKAGTRLVLTDMALYSFVKNNTFNGVELPSLYTCSLASGSPKLIRSFDYSDYRSRIA